The Nostoc sp. PCC 7524 nucleotide sequence TGATTAATCACGGGTCAATATTTCTAGATTATGACCATTTGGATCATAGAAATAGAAACCACGACCTCCTTGTCTGTGATTAATTTCCCCTTTGTTGTGGTGCATGGGATCACTACTATATTCCAGTCCAGCCTGTTTTATTCTGCCAAAGATAGTATCGAATTCTTCATCGCTGACATGAAAGGCATAATGATGAGATTCAAATTCATTCCTATGGTCAAAATCAAGTGTGAGTGTGTCATTAACTCGCACAGCAGCAAAATGACCGAAATTTTCTACTTTTAAACCAAAAATCCGGGCAAAAAACTCAGCAGACGCTTCTTTATCATGGGCAGGAACTATAGTGTGATTTAAAGTGATTGCCATATTTGACATCCAAAATTTTTTCTAACTATAGCTCTAGAATGTCTTGTAAAATTTTGTTTTGCCCTCCTCATTTTGGTAGGAGTTTTGGCAATCCAGAGATGTTCTTAAATCACTGTTTGCTTAATTGTATGACACCCAAAATAGCAATCAGAAGATTTTTCTCAAGTCATTTCCAAAGGTACAGGATTTTGGTGAAACAGTAGTGCAAACATCATAAATTATGGTTGCAAAATCCTAACCACTCACAAGGGCAGCGATGAATAAAACAACACAGAACAAATTCAATTCTGAAATGACAGATGAAGATTGGTTGAATCTAGGAAAAGCTGATGCTTGGGCTGGAAAACCTAAAGCATCACCAGAACAAGATGCTCAAGCTGCTAGTATGTACGATTTAGGTTACAGCGAGGGGGAAATTACACGTTCGCCAATTGAAGCTAAAAAGGCAGATTCATCATTAAAAAGATTGAATTAAGCGCATTAATATCAGGGAAGCATCAATTTCTACTTTCTCTATCTTCTGAATCATACAAAAATGGTGAGCGATCGCCATAAATTTTAGAGTGTATATCTTCGCCTACAGTAACATTTAATTGATCGCCTACTAATAAAACAGCTGCACTCATCCACAGCCACAGCATTAAAACAATAACTGTCCCCACTGCACCATAAACTTTGTTGTAGTTGCCAAAATTCGCCACATACTGCCGAAATAAAGCAGATAAAAACGCCCAAAATACAGATGCGATCATTGCGCCTGGCATGATTGGTGTACCTCGGTTCCAAACGCTGGGGCCGTAACGGTAAATAAAACTAAATGCTGTAGCCACGATACCCAATACTAAAGGCCAGCGCAATAATTTCCAAAGATGCAATACAAAAATCAAAGATGAGTTACCACTAACCACAAATCCCAAAATTAGGTCACTAAGAAATACTAAAAAAGATGCTAATACTAATAGCAAAATAGCACCTACTGTTAATCCCAAAGAGATAATTTTAGCTTGCCAAAAGGGACGGGTTTTCTCTGGGGGGGTTTGATGGATTTGATCAAAGGCTGTCATGGCGGTACTGACTGCGCCGGAAGCAGTCCAAAGTGCAATGACAAAACTCAAAGAAAACAACCCACTATTTTTAGAGCGAGTAATTTCTTTACTGGCGAAATCTCTAATTAGCACCAATACTTCTTCTGGTGCGATTTGACTAAGTTGTACCGCGAGTTGTTTGAAAGTGTCTTGTAAAGATGCTTCTAGTAACCCAATAGCTGTCAGGATTGCCAGAATTGCAGGAAATAAGGATAACATGGCATTGAAAGCAATTTCCGCAGCCAGTCCTAAAAGTCGCCTTTTGATGGTTCTAGCAAGAGTTTTTTTGAGTGTACGCCAAGTAAGGTGACGAAAAAAGCTGACAAAACGGGGCTTTGGCATGACTACAGTTGCAGCTGGTAAGTTTGCGACTGTTCTCTAAATTATGAACTTAGAATGTTCCGG carries:
- a CDS encoding VOC family protein, which encodes MAITLNHTIVPAHDKEASAEFFARIFGLKVENFGHFAAVRVNDTLTLDFDHRNEFESHHYAFHVSDEEFDTIFGRIKQAGLEYSSDPMHHNKGEINHRQGGRGFYFYDPNGHNLEILTRD
- a CDS encoding YihY/virulence factor BrkB family protein; the protein is MPKPRFVSFFRHLTWRTLKKTLARTIKRRLLGLAAEIAFNAMLSLFPAILAILTAIGLLEASLQDTFKQLAVQLSQIAPEEVLVLIRDFASKEITRSKNSGLFSLSFVIALWTASGAVSTAMTAFDQIHQTPPEKTRPFWQAKIISLGLTVGAILLLVLASFLVFLSDLILGFVVSGNSSLIFVLHLWKLLRWPLVLGIVATAFSFIYRYGPSVWNRGTPIMPGAMIASVFWAFLSALFRQYVANFGNYNKVYGAVGTVIVLMLWLWMSAAVLLVGDQLNVTVGEDIHSKIYGDRSPFLYDSEDRESRN